Genomic DNA from Spirochaetaceae bacterium:
ACGCGGCCGTGATCGCCGGCCATCTCGCCGTGGTCGGAGGTGACGATCACCAGCAGGTCGTCGAGCCAGCCGCGTGCCGCGTAGGCGTCGAAGATGCGCCGGCACCAGTGGTCCACGAAGCTCACCTTGCCGCCGTAGTTGGCGCGGATCGCGGCAATCGCCCCAGGGGTGAGCCCGGGCTCGGGTTTGAAGTCGAGCTTCGCCGCGGCGTGGTCGGGGAGCGTTCGAGGCCGGCGCGGGATCGGAATCGGCGGCGGTGAGTCGGACGGGTCGTACATGGTGGCGTAGCGGCCGGGCGCGTCCCAGGGGTCGTGCGGCCCGGGAAAGTTGACGAACAGGCAGGTCGGTCGGTCATCGGGGAACCCCTGCACGCACTTCACGGCCCGCGCGCCGACGTACCCATCCATGTGATCGGCCTCGTCGAACGGCGCCGCCCGCGTGATGGTGGGGTCGGCCACGCGCTCGGTGGTGTCGGACACGAACAACTCGAACAGCCCCTTCTTGCGCAGGTAGTCGGAGTAGCCGGAGGCGGTGGCGCAGGTGCCGCGCGGTCCGTCGATCTCGTCGACCGTGTCGAATCCGAGCGCGTGCAGATAGGGCTCTCCGTCACGCAGGTGGGTCACGCGCTTGTTGCTCCACAGGTGCGACTTGCCGATCGCCGCCGCCGTGTAGCCGGCGCTGCGCAGCGCGGTGAAGAAGGTGGGGTAGTTCACCGGCAGTTCGCCGCGGTTGTGCCAGATGCCGTGGTTGTGCGGGTAGCGGCCGGTGACGAACGAGACGCGCGCCGGCTGGCAGACCGGCGACACGGTGTGCACCCCGGTGAAGCGCATCCCATGCGACGCCATCGCGTCGATTGCCGGGGTCCTGATTACCGGGTGCCCGGCGCAGCCGAGCGAGTCCGCCCGCAACTGGTCGAGCATCACGATCAGCACGTGCGGCAGGGTGCGGGCCGTCGCCGGCGCGATTCCGTCACTCATTGCGGCGGCGCCGCGGGCGGCGCGACGGATGGTTCAACAGAAACGCCCCGAACCGCGAACCGGTCCGGGGCGTTCACGTCGGCGGGCTCGATGGTTACATCGAGGCTTGCCACTGGCGGTTGGCTTCTTCGGTGAGCCGGTCGCCGCCGCGGCGGGTCCACTCGTCGACGTAGGCGTCCCAGTCGGAGGTGAAGTTGGCCTGGCCGATGATGGCGCGGAAGAAGTACTCGCTCTCCACCTCGCGGAGCTGGCTGGCCACGCCGCGCAACTCCTCGTCCCACTGGGGAACGAATCCGTTGTCGAGCTTCGGCGCGTCGATGCCGATGGTGTGCGGAATGGTGCGCCAGCGCGGCAGCCGGAAGCGCGAGATGTCGG
This window encodes:
- a CDS encoding sulfatase-like hydrolase/transferase, with product MSDGIAPATARTLPHVLIVMLDQLRADSLGCAGHPVIRTPAIDAMASHGMRFTGVHTVSPVCQPARVSFVTGRYPHNHGIWHNRGELPVNYPTFFTALRSAGYTAAAIGKSHLWSNKRVTHLRDGEPYLHALGFDTVDEIDGPRGTCATASGYSDYLRKKGLFELFVSDTTERVADPTITRAAPFDEADHMDGYVGARAVKCVQGFPDDRPTCLFVNFPGPHDPWDAPGRYATMYDPSDSPPPIPIPRRPRTLPDHAAAKLDFKPEPGLTPGAIAAIRANYGGKVSFVDHWCRRIFDAYAARGWLDDLLVIVTSDHGEMAGDHGRVYKRTFHESALRVPLILRWPGRIPHGTRDAPAENIDIMPTVLDAIGVPQPPMSLGRSLLPVISDPEARHRRDLLSEIHYGGSRNVMLKTARHKYVIDQQGRGYMLYDMDRDPDEQHNLIGSPEAQELEPTMRDALLVRLAASAYVMDSVNR